The Vibrio chagasii genome includes a region encoding these proteins:
- the dnaN gene encoding DNA polymerase III subunit beta, producing MKFTIERSHLIKPLQQVSGALGGRPTLPILGNLLIKVEDNVLSMTATDLEVELISRVTLEGDFEAGSITVPSRKFLDICRGLPDSSVITVVLDGDRVQVRSGRSRFSLATLPAADFPNIEDWSSEVEVSVTQAELRGLIEKTQFSMANQDVRYYLNGMLFEIEGSTLRSVATDGHRMAVSQAQLGADFAQKQIIVPRKGVQELVKLLDAPEQPVTLQIGNSNVRAEVNNYVFTSKLVDGRFPDYRRVMPQNTTKTLEAGCDELRSAFSRAAILSNEKFRGVRVNLADSEMRITANNPEQEEAEEMLDVTFEGDALEIGFNVSYVLDVLNTLRCEQVRISMSDANASALIENAQDDSAMYVVMPIRL from the coding sequence ATGAAATTTACCATTGAACGTAGTCATCTGATTAAGCCGTTACAACAAGTGTCTGGCGCGCTAGGTGGCAGGCCAACACTTCCAATTCTAGGAAACCTACTGATTAAGGTAGAAGATAACGTGTTGTCGATGACAGCAACGGACCTAGAAGTTGAATTGATCAGCCGTGTAACGCTTGAAGGTGATTTCGAAGCCGGCAGCATCACAGTACCTTCTCGTAAATTCCTAGATATCTGCCGTGGTTTACCTGATAGCTCAGTGATCACTGTGGTATTGGATGGCGACCGCGTTCAAGTACGTTCTGGGCGTAGCCGTTTCTCATTGGCAACCTTGCCTGCGGCCGATTTCCCTAATATAGAAGACTGGAGCAGCGAAGTTGAAGTGTCTGTGACGCAAGCCGAACTGCGTGGTCTTATCGAAAAAACTCAATTCTCAATGGCGAACCAAGACGTTCGTTACTACCTCAACGGTATGTTGTTTGAGATTGAAGGCTCTACATTACGCAGTGTGGCGACCGATGGTCACCGTATGGCGGTATCTCAAGCGCAGCTTGGTGCGGATTTCGCACAGAAGCAGATCATTGTTCCTCGTAAAGGCGTGCAAGAGCTGGTGAAGCTATTGGATGCGCCTGAACAACCGGTAACACTGCAGATTGGTAACTCAAACGTACGCGCTGAAGTGAACAACTATGTCTTCACTTCGAAGCTGGTTGATGGTCGTTTCCCAGATTATCGCCGCGTAATGCCGCAAAACACCACCAAAACGCTAGAAGCGGGTTGTGATGAACTGCGTTCAGCGTTCTCTCGAGCTGCGATTCTATCGAATGAAAAATTCCGTGGTGTTCGCGTTAACCTTGCAGATAGCGAGATGCGCATTACTGCTAACAACCCAGAGCAAGAAGAAGCCGAAGAGATGCTGGACGTGACCTTTGAGGGGGATGCACTAGAGATCGGCTTTAACGTAAGCTATGTACTTGATGTTCTCAATACACTGCGCTGTGAGCAAGTTCGTATCTCAATGTCAGACGCGAACGCGAGTGCCTTGATTGAAAATGCACAAGATGACAGCGCAATGTACGTTGTTATGCCAATCCGTCTGTAG